The Microcystis aeruginosa NIES-843 sequence AGTTAAAATTTGTTGTAGGGCCGAAGGACTACTGACAAAGATAAAATTATCTACAGTTAAACCCACTTTTGTGCTAAAAATATCGCCATGCTTGCGGGCGGCATTTTCCATAAAAGCTACGGGATTAATGATCCATTGTGCCATTTGCAGGAAGGTAGGGGCTTTGACCTTGGGGAGGATTTTCATAGATTAATTGCTATATCGAATGCTAATTATTTCTAATTGTGACATTTTTTCCCCAGAGACGGCAAGGTGTAATAAGCTGCCCGCGCATTTAAATTGCTTATTGAGATGAGGCAAGAGGCACTCTTGCAAGGGGCAAGAGGCAAAAGTAAAGGGATTAGGGGAGATTTAGCTAATCTAAGGATAGGCAGTTAAGATACCTCTTAGCTTATCAAGTAAACAGCAAAATTTACCGGGCTGTTGCTTGTCCTATCTTCTCCCAGAGAGGGGGATTTTCTGGGAATTTTCAGGATTGGCTTTCTGGTCTAAACAATGATAACTACGGTAGAATAGCCCCTAGTTCTATTTAGGGTTTGCTGAAAAAGCTTTTCCTAGGGGCAGGGTGTGGGGTGTGGGGTGTGGGGTGTGGGGTTTTACCGATTTTCAGGTGGTCAACTACCTAATTTTCAGGGAAAAAGTACCTGAATTTTCCCCCGATCCCCGCAATGGCTGGCACTTTTTGAGGGGAAAAAAGTCCAAAAGTCTTATCCAACAAGGTTTTTAGATTTATTCAGCAAACCCTATTTAATTCGCTTTTATAGTTTAATCTCTCTTTTATTCTCTTTTTAGGGACTTGTGATGATTATTTCCCAGTCCAGCAACTGGAAAAAGCTGGTTATTTGCCGTTATTTGCCGCTGCTAATCGCCTTTAGCGGCACTTTTCTCCTGATTACTCCCCCCGCTTTTGCCCTCGAATCCAGTGCCTCCACCGGTTTTAATCCTCAAACTATTCTTTTCAATGCCTTAACTTGGGTGGATAGTTTGGGGTCTGTGGGAGCGATCGCGTTTATAATTATCTATATTCTAGCTACTGTGGCCTTTTTTCCAGGTTCAATCCTGACTTTAGGGGCTGGTGTGGTTTTTGGCCTGGTTTTAGGCTCTTTTTACGTCTTTATCGGGGCAACTATCGGCGCTACTGTCGCTTTTCTGGTGGGACGTTATCTGGCTAGGGGTTGGGTGGCGGAAAAAATTCAAGGTAATAGTAAATTTCAAGCTATCGATGAAGCTGTGGGGAGAGAAGGCTTAAAAATAGTGCTTTTAACCCGTTTATCTCCCGTATTTCCCTTTAATCTGCTCAATTATGCCTATGGTGTCACCGGGGTTTCCCTGAAAGATTATCTACTAGGTTCCGCGGGCATGATTCCGGGGACGATAATGTATGTTTATATTGGCTCTTTAGCGGGTAATCTTGCCACTATCGGCACCTCAACACCAGCTACT is a genomic window containing:
- a CDS encoding TVP38/TMEM64 family protein, with the translated sequence MIISQSSNWKKLVICRYLPLLIAFSGTFLLITPPAFALESSASTGFNPQTILFNALTWVDSLGSVGAIAFIIIYILATVAFFPGSILTLGAGVVFGLVLGSFYVFIGATIGATVAFLVGRYLARGWVAEKIQGNSKFQAIDEAVGREGLKIVLLTRLSPVFPFNLLNYAYGVTGVSLKDYLLGSAGMIPGTIMYVYIGSLAGNLATIGTSTPATNPVLQWTIRLIGFIATVAVTLYVTKIARQALASVINE